In the Gorilla gorilla gorilla isolate KB3781 chromosome 10, NHGRI_mGorGor1-v2.1_pri, whole genome shotgun sequence genome, one interval contains:
- the KCNMB4 gene encoding calcium-activated potassium channel subunit beta-4 isoform X2 has translation MAKLRVAYEYTEAEDKSIRLGLFLIISGVVSLFIFGFCWLSPALQDLQATEANCTVLSVQQIGEVFECTFTCGADCRGTSQYPCVQVYVNNSESNSRALLHSDEHQLLTNPKCSYIPPCKRENQKNLESVMNWQQYWKDEIGSQPFTCYFNQHQRIKAMLFQFQLQLLPLNYVPLKENQRQNKKTTTK, from the exons ATGGCGAAGCTCCGGGTGGCTTACGAGTACACGGAAGCCGAGGACAAGAGCATCCGGCTCGGCTTGTTTCTCATCATCTCCGGCGTCGTGTCGCTCTTCATCTTCGGCTTCTGCTGGCTGAGTCCCGCGCTGCAGGATCTGCAAGCCACGGAGGCCAATTGCACGGTGCTGTCGGTGCAGCAGATCGGCGAGGTGTTCGAGTGCACCTTCACCTGTGGCGCCGACTGCAGGGGCACCTCGCAGTACCCCTGCGTCCAGGTCTACGTGAACAACTCTGAGTCCAACTCTAGGGCGCTGCTGCACAGCGACGAGCACCAGCTCCTGACCAACCCCAAG TGCTCCTATATCCCTCCCTGTAAGAGAGAAAATCAGAAGAATTTGGAAAGTGTCATGAATTGGCAACAGTACTGGAAAGATGAGATTGGTTCCCAGCCATTTACTTGCTATTTTAATCAACATCAAAG GATAAAGGCCATGCTCTTCCAATTCCAACTTCAACTTCTGCCATTGAATTATGTGCCACTCaaggaaaaccaaagacaaaacaagaaaacaacaacaaaatag